One window of Mesorhizobium sp. WSM4904 genomic DNA carries:
- a CDS encoding putative toxin-antitoxin system toxin component, PIN family: MLDTNVLTAGLRSRNGASFAVLRMIADRQLRPLVTTALFLEYEAVLTRPEQTTVHGLSAMELDRLLAGFAALAEPVEPHFLWRPQLADPKDEMVLEAAVNGRADALVTHNRRDFAVASSRFDVPVVSPAELLEGFRT; this comes from the coding sequence GTGCTGGATACAAACGTTCTGACGGCAGGCTTGCGAAGCAGGAATGGTGCTTCGTTCGCAGTCCTGAGGATGATCGCCGACAGGCAACTTCGTCCCCTGGTGACAACAGCGCTGTTTCTTGAGTATGAAGCAGTGCTGACGCGGCCTGAGCAGACCACTGTCCATGGGCTGTCCGCAATGGAGTTGGATCGTCTGCTGGCTGGTTTTGCTGCGTTGGCGGAGCCTGTAGAGCCGCACTTCCTCTGGCGTCCGCAACTAGCTGATCCGAAGGACGAAATGGTACTCGAGGCCGCCGTCAATGGCAGGGCAGACGCGTTGGTCACGCACAATCGCCGAGATTTTGCCGTCGCGTCCAGTCGCTTCGACGTGCCGGTCGTCAGCCCGGCTGAGCTGTTGGAAGGATTTCGAACATGA
- a CDS encoding pilus assembly protein HicB, translated as MSKATYPLKLPLSVKEAAARLAKADGVSLNQWIASAVAQKVGAMETAADFLRQRAGDASGEDFARILDRVAAGPPQAGDERSSEKH; from the coding sequence ATGAGCAAGGCAACTTATCCATTGAAGCTGCCACTCTCGGTCAAGGAAGCAGCGGCGCGGCTGGCAAAGGCGGATGGAGTTTCGCTCAATCAGTGGATTGCCTCGGCGGTGGCACAAAAAGTTGGGGCCATGGAAACCGCAGCTGATTTCCTGCGCCAACGGGCTGGTGACGCATCCGGTGAGGATTTTGCAAGAATTCTTGATCGGGTCGCAGCCGGTCCGCCACAGGCTGGCGACGAGCGATCTTCTGAAAAGCACTGA
- a CDS encoding GNAT family N-acetyltransferase, protein MKPIRTERLILRNWEERDRPLFHRINSDERVMEFFPFRRDRAAADAKMDEFRGWIEEDGYGFAAAEIAATGECIGFVGLLDTDDVPSLPDGTIEIGWRLAPEFWGKGYVTESAEAWLAFGFETLRLEEIVSFAVAENHRSIAVMKRLGMRADPGADFDHPSVPDSHLHLKRHVLYRLPREDWRARQR, encoded by the coding sequence GTGAAGCCGATCCGCACCGAACGCCTCATCCTGCGCAACTGGGAAGAGCGCGATCGCCCGCTCTTCCACCGCATCAACTCCGACGAGCGCGTCATGGAGTTCTTTCCGTTCCGTCGCGACCGCGCCGCGGCGGACGCCAAGATGGACGAATTCCGCGGCTGGATCGAGGAGGATGGCTACGGCTTCGCGGCCGCCGAGATCGCGGCCACCGGCGAATGCATCGGCTTCGTCGGTCTCCTGGATACGGATGATGTGCCATCGCTGCCGGACGGCACGATCGAGATCGGCTGGCGGCTGGCTCCGGAATTCTGGGGCAAGGGCTATGTCACCGAGTCAGCGGAAGCCTGGCTCGCCTTCGGCTTCGAAACGCTGAGGCTGGAGGAGATCGTCTCCTTCGCCGTCGCCGAAAACCACCGCTCCATTGCCGTCATGAAGCGGCTCGGCATGCGCGCCGATCCAGGCGCCGACTTCGACCATCCCTCCGTGCCGGACAGCCATCTTCATCTGAAGCGACATGTCCTCTACAGGCTGCCGCGCGAAGATTGGCGAGCGCGACAGCGCTGA
- the hflK gene encoding FtsH protease activity modulator HflK produces the protein MPWNDKSGGGGPWGGGGNQGPWGQGPKGPSGPQGSPPDLEDIIRRGQDRLRRALPGGGGASPAVFGLIALALVVLWAFKAIYTVQPDEVAVELRFGKPKAELSQPGLHFHWWPIETVETAKISEQLVSIGGGSASGSGLMLSGDQNIVNVQFSVAYQVSDPRAYLFDVSDPDGMLTQVAESAMREAVGRRPAQDIFRDDRQGIAASVREIIQTTLDGYKAGLQVNAISIEDAAPPREVADAFDEVQRAEQDEDKFVEQANQYSNQKLGQARGEAAQVREDAAAYKNRVVQEAEGEAQRFISVYNEYAKAPDVTRKRLYLETMERVLKDSNKVVVEQGNGQGVLPYLPLPALQPKAPPAPVLGGNQ, from the coding sequence ATGCCCTGGAACGACAAGAGCGGTGGCGGCGGCCCTTGGGGCGGCGGCGGCAATCAGGGACCCTGGGGGCAGGGGCCCAAAGGGCCAAGCGGACCACAGGGTTCCCCTCCTGACCTCGAGGACATCATTCGCCGCGGCCAGGACAGACTGCGGCGCGCGCTTCCGGGAGGCGGCGGCGCCAGCCCGGCCGTCTTCGGGCTGATCGCGCTCGCGCTCGTCGTGCTTTGGGCCTTCAAGGCAATCTATACCGTGCAGCCTGACGAGGTTGCCGTCGAATTGCGCTTCGGCAAACCTAAGGCTGAGCTTTCGCAGCCAGGCCTGCATTTCCACTGGTGGCCGATCGAAACGGTCGAGACGGCCAAGATATCCGAGCAGCTCGTCAGCATTGGTGGCGGATCGGCCAGCGGCTCCGGGCTGATGCTCTCCGGCGACCAGAACATCGTCAACGTGCAGTTCTCGGTCGCCTATCAGGTTTCCGACCCCAGAGCCTACCTCTTCGATGTCTCGGATCCCGACGGCATGCTGACGCAAGTGGCCGAAAGCGCCATGCGCGAGGCTGTCGGCCGCCGGCCGGCGCAGGATATCTTCCGCGACGACCGCCAGGGCATCGCCGCCTCGGTGCGCGAGATCATCCAGACGACGCTGGACGGCTACAAGGCCGGCTTGCAGGTCAATGCGATCTCGATCGAGGACGCCGCACCCCCGCGCGAAGTGGCCGATGCCTTCGACGAGGTGCAGCGCGCCGAGCAGGACGAAGACAAGTTCGTCGAGCAGGCCAATCAGTATTCCAACCAGAAGCTCGGCCAGGCGCGCGGCGAGGCGGCCCAGGTCCGCGAGGACGCCGCTGCCTACAAGAACCGCGTCGTGCAGGAAGCGGAAGGTGAAGCCCAGCGCTTCATCTCCGTCTACAACGAATACGCCAAGGCGCCCGACGTGACGCGCAAGCGGCTTTATCTGGAAACGATGGAGAGGGTCCTGAAGGACTCGAACAAGGTCGTCGTCGAGCAGGGCAACGGGCAAGGTGTGCTTCCCTATCTGCCGCTGCCGGCACTGCAGCCGAAAGCGCCGCCGGCGCCGGTGCTGGGAGGCAACCAATGA
- a CDS encoding XRE family transcriptional regulator: MDDISNNITSTIGRRIRSERDLRGWSLTELAERSGVSKAMLSAMERGMTSPTAALLVRIASALGMTLSTLIARAEMQGGGVSRKDEQQVWQDPATGYVRRHLSPASQMPLELIRVSLPAGAKVNFPAASYAFIKQQIWLIGGRLDFTEGDVVHQLEPGDCLALGAPSDCTFHAPGPEGAEYLVALVRG; encoded by the coding sequence ATGGATGATATATCGAACAACATCACATCCACGATCGGCAGGCGGATACGCTCCGAGCGTGATTTACGAGGCTGGTCGCTGACCGAACTGGCCGAGCGCTCGGGTGTTTCCAAGGCGATGCTGAGCGCCATGGAGCGCGGCATGACAAGCCCGACCGCGGCGCTCCTGGTGCGCATCGCTTCGGCTCTCGGCATGACGCTCTCGACTTTGATCGCCCGAGCCGAAATGCAGGGCGGCGGTGTGTCCCGCAAGGACGAGCAACAGGTCTGGCAGGACCCTGCCACCGGCTATGTCAGACGGCACCTGTCGCCGGCATCGCAAATGCCGCTCGAACTGATCCGGGTCAGTCTGCCGGCAGGCGCCAAGGTCAACTTCCCGGCGGCCTCCTATGCCTTCATCAAGCAGCAGATCTGGCTTATCGGCGGCCGCCTGGACTTCACCGAAGGCGATGTCGTGCACCAACTCGAGCCGGGTGACTGCCTGGCGCTGGGCGCGCCGTCGGATTGCACGTTCCATGCTCCCGGGCCGGAAGGCGCCGAGTATCTGGTGGCGCTGGTCAGGGGCTGA
- a CDS encoding dihydrofolate reductase encodes MDIAIYVAIAESGVIGREGGLPWRLSSDLKRFKADTMGKPIIMGRKTYEGIGRPLPGRLNIVVTRDKGWRADGIEVAHSLDEAITLAKVRGRCMAGAEEICVVGGGEIYAQALPLADRLHVTHVLAKVDGDAHFPPIDPAIWRIARSEDFPAGEKDSHATRYTVYERRGDGH; translated from the coding sequence ATGGACATCGCGATCTATGTCGCCATCGCCGAGAGCGGGGTGATCGGGCGCGAAGGCGGGCTGCCGTGGCGGCTTTCCAGCGATCTCAAGCGTTTCAAGGCCGATACGATGGGCAAGCCGATCATCATGGGCCGCAAGACCTATGAAGGCATCGGCCGGCCGCTGCCCGGAAGGCTCAACATCGTGGTGACACGAGACAAGGGCTGGCGCGCCGACGGTATCGAAGTCGCGCATTCGCTCGACGAGGCGATCACGCTGGCCAAGGTGCGCGGCCGCTGCATGGCAGGCGCCGAGGAGATCTGCGTGGTCGGCGGCGGCGAAATCTATGCCCAGGCCTTGCCGCTTGCCGACCGCCTCCATGTTACCCATGTGCTTGCCAAGGTCGATGGCGACGCCCATTTCCCGCCGATCGACCCGGCCATCTGGCGGATCGCCCGTTCCGAGGATTTTCCGGCAGGCGAGAAGGACAGCCATGCGACGCGCTACACGGTCTACGAGCGCCGCGGCGACGGTCATTGA
- a CDS encoding DUF2065 domain-containing protein, giving the protein MQDFLAAIGLVLVIEGLVYGGFPALARKLATEVLSMPENVLRIGGLVAIAIGVGIVWLVRG; this is encoded by the coding sequence GTGCAGGATTTCCTGGCGGCAATCGGCCTGGTTCTCGTCATCGAAGGCCTGGTCTATGGCGGGTTTCCGGCTTTGGCCCGGAAACTGGCTACGGAAGTGCTGTCGATGCCGGAAAATGTGTTGCGAATCGGCGGATTGGTCGCAATCGCAATCGGCGTCGGCATCGTTTGGCTGGTCCGCGGCTGA
- a CDS encoding DegQ family serine endoprotease translates to MISDTLLRAARRTLFAGATAFVVGMIAVPSFVTPTIASDGPPSVADLAERLLGAVVNISTSQTVKGTEGPGAVPMPQLPEGSPFQDFFDDFFKNRGGDKGGGGQKVQSLGSGFVVDAEQGIVVTNNHVIADADDIEVNFSDGVTLKATLVGTDTKTDVAVLKVDPKGHKLTAVKFGDSTKMRVGDWVMAIGNPFGLGGTVTVGIVSARNRDINSGPYDDFIQTDAAINRGNSGGPLFNAEGEVIGINTAIISPSGGSIGIGFSIPSQLAAGVVDQLRQYGETRRGWLGVRIQPVTDDIAESLGMATAKGALVAGVIKGGPVDNGSVQAGDVIIKFDGKDIHEMRDLPRVVAESPVGKAVDVVIVRKGVEQTVKVTLGRLEDGEKLASGENGNADQDKGDKAAPVSTAAVLGMTVGELNDQTRQKFGIAADVSGVVITDVAKDSAAAERGIQPGEVITEIAQESVGTPKDVMDRIGALKEQGRKNALLMLASKTGELRFVTIRMD, encoded by the coding sequence ATGATATCCGACACCCTGTTGCGCGCGGCACGGCGCACGCTTTTCGCCGGCGCCACCGCATTCGTCGTCGGCATGATTGCCGTCCCGTCTTTCGTCACGCCAACGATCGCTTCCGACGGACCTCCCTCGGTCGCGGATCTCGCCGAGCGTCTGCTCGGCGCGGTGGTCAACATCTCGACCTCGCAAACCGTGAAAGGCACTGAAGGGCCAGGCGCGGTGCCGATGCCGCAGCTTCCCGAAGGCTCGCCCTTCCAGGACTTTTTCGACGACTTCTTCAAGAACCGCGGCGGCGACAAGGGCGGCGGTGGGCAGAAGGTGCAGTCGCTGGGCTCCGGCTTCGTCGTCGACGCCGAGCAGGGCATCGTGGTGACCAACAATCACGTCATCGCCGATGCCGACGACATCGAGGTGAATTTCTCCGACGGTGTGACGCTGAAGGCGACGCTGGTCGGCACCGACACCAAAACCGACGTCGCGGTGCTGAAGGTCGATCCGAAGGGCCACAAATTGACGGCCGTGAAATTCGGCGATTCCACCAAGATGCGTGTCGGCGACTGGGTGATGGCGATCGGCAACCCGTTCGGCCTCGGCGGAACCGTCACTGTCGGCATCGTCTCGGCGCGCAACCGCGACATCAATTCCGGCCCCTATGACGACTTCATCCAGACGGACGCCGCCATCAATCGCGGCAATTCCGGCGGTCCTCTGTTCAATGCCGAGGGCGAGGTCATCGGCATCAACACGGCGATCATCTCGCCGTCGGGTGGCTCGATCGGCATCGGCTTCTCCATTCCCTCGCAGCTTGCGGCGGGCGTCGTCGACCAGCTTCGCCAGTATGGCGAGACGCGGCGCGGCTGGCTTGGCGTGCGCATCCAGCCGGTGACCGACGACATCGCCGAAAGCCTCGGCATGGCGACCGCCAAGGGCGCGCTGGTGGCCGGCGTCATCAAGGGCGGACCGGTCGACAACGGTTCGGTTCAGGCCGGCGACGTCATCATCAAATTCGATGGCAAGGACATCCACGAGATGCGCGACCTGCCGCGCGTCGTCGCCGAAAGCCCGGTCGGCAAAGCGGTCGACGTCGTCATCGTGCGCAAGGGCGTCGAGCAGACGGTGAAGGTTACGCTTGGCCGGCTCGAGGACGGCGAGAAGCTGGCCAGCGGTGAGAACGGCAACGCCGACCAGGACAAGGGCGATAAGGCGGCTCCGGTGTCCACGGCTGCGGTGCTCGGCATGACCGTCGGCGAGCTCAACGATCAGACGCGGCAGAAATTCGGCATCGCGGCCGACGTGTCGGGCGTGGTGATCACCGACGTTGCCAAGGATTCGGCCGCCGCCGAGCGTGGCATCCAGCCCGGCGAGGTGATCACTGAGATCGCGCAGGAATCGGTGGGAACGCCGAAGGACGTCATGGACCGGATCGGCGCGCTGAAGGAGCAGGGTCGCAAGAACGCTCTGCTGATGCTGGCCTCGAAAACCGGCGAGTTGCGCTTCGTGACGATCCGGATGGATTGA
- a CDS encoding ATP-binding protein — MFVEREGSVGEPTSQERRNAQQNDKRILGNVVQCDGARATISAYAEDAEGTVTGLWTVGKMISINLGSTRTVGLVYAIGKSDRVWSNEGQNAIEVSIELIGEVRDGAEPGAKPVFDRGITTYPHIGAIAHRIRSRDLQAVYDLAGRHSITIGTLSQDEAIDANIAIDDTLARHFAVVGTTGVGKSTAVSLLLRKSIEARPDLRVLILDPHNEFAASLPEYCVKVDSKTLDLPFWMFRLEEFAEVLFRGRETVPEEVDVLRDLIPAAKNLYRNPSSGSYIRRGSDALTADTPVPYRIADLLKQIDERMGLLESKNDRPTLKSLRTRIESAAADPRYRFMFNSRLIEDTIHETIGNIFRVPNHGRPVTCFEMAGMPSEVVNSVCSVLARLAFDLALWSEGRLRLLLLCEEAHRYMPADPRLGFAPTRHALSRIAKEGRKYGCYLGVVTQRPGELDPTILSQCSTFFAMRLANEQDQAIIRSAIADSSASTLAFLSSMGQREAIAFGEGVATTMRLKFEKLSREFIPGTAKREQTLPAEAGDDVDLAGIVERLRNVPKPQQAMAFAEAVDSGRQAGDPDYRKPAAPRVQPDDDFDLRYGLKPSTFGMRQQND, encoded by the coding sequence ATGTTTGTTGAACGCGAAGGCTCCGTCGGGGAGCCGACCTCGCAGGAGCGCCGCAACGCCCAACAGAACGACAAGCGTATTCTGGGCAATGTCGTGCAGTGCGACGGAGCGCGCGCCACCATCAGCGCCTATGCCGAGGATGCCGAGGGCACGGTGACCGGCCTGTGGACCGTCGGCAAGATGATTTCCATCAACCTTGGTTCGACGCGCACCGTCGGCCTCGTCTATGCGATCGGCAAGTCAGACCGCGTCTGGAGCAACGAGGGTCAGAATGCCATCGAAGTCAGCATCGAGCTGATCGGCGAGGTGCGCGACGGCGCCGAGCCTGGCGCCAAGCCGGTCTTCGACCGCGGCATCACCACCTATCCGCATATCGGCGCTATTGCCCACCGTATCCGCAGTCGCGACCTGCAGGCCGTCTACGATCTCGCCGGCCGGCACTCGATCACCATCGGCACGCTGTCCCAGGACGAGGCGATCGATGCCAACATCGCCATCGACGACACGCTGGCGCGCCATTTCGCCGTTGTCGGCACGACCGGCGTCGGCAAATCCACGGCCGTCTCGCTGCTGTTGCGCAAGTCGATCGAGGCGCGGCCGGACCTGCGCGTGCTGATACTCGACCCGCACAACGAGTTTGCCGCCTCGCTTCCGGAATATTGCGTGAAGGTCGATTCCAAGACGCTCGACCTGCCGTTCTGGATGTTCAGGCTGGAGGAATTCGCCGAGGTCCTGTTTCGCGGGCGCGAGACCGTTCCGGAGGAAGTCGACGTCCTGCGCGACCTCATCCCGGCCGCCAAGAACCTCTACCGCAATCCGAGCTCCGGCTCCTATATCAGGCGCGGCAGCGACGCCCTGACGGCGGACACGCCGGTGCCTTACCGCATCGCCGACCTCCTCAAGCAGATCGACGAGCGCATGGGTCTGCTTGAAAGCAAGAACGACCGTCCGACACTGAAGTCATTGAGGACGCGCATCGAATCGGCCGCTGCCGACCCGCGCTACCGCTTCATGTTCAATTCGCGGCTGATCGAGGACACCATCCACGAGACGATCGGCAACATCTTCCGCGTGCCAAACCACGGTCGTCCGGTGACCTGCTTCGAGATGGCGGGCATGCCGTCCGAGGTCGTCAATTCCGTCTGCTCGGTGCTGGCGCGCCTCGCCTTCGATCTTGCGCTCTGGAGCGAGGGGCGGCTGCGGCTGCTTTTGTTGTGCGAAGAGGCGCATCGCTACATGCCGGCCGATCCGCGCCTCGGCTTCGCGCCGACCAGGCACGCTCTGTCGCGCATCGCCAAGGAAGGTCGCAAATATGGCTGCTACCTGGGCGTCGTGACCCAGCGCCCAGGCGAGCTCGATCCGACGATCCTGTCGCAATGCTCGACCTTCTTCGCCATGCGGCTCGCCAACGAGCAGGACCAGGCGATCATCCGGTCGGCGATCGCCGATTCCTCTGCCTCGACGCTCGCCTTCCTGTCTTCGATGGGTCAGCGCGAGGCGATCGCCTTCGGCGAAGGCGTGGCGACGACAATGCGGCTCAAATTCGAAAAACTGTCGCGGGAATTCATTCCGGGAACGGCGAAGCGCGAGCAGACCCTGCCGGCGGAAGCCGGCGACGACGTCGACCTCGCCGGGATCGTCGAGCGGCTGCGCAACGTACCGAAACCGCAGCAGGCCATGGCCTTCGCCGAGGCGGTGGACTCGGGCCGCCAGGCCGGTGATCCAGATTATCGAAAGCCCGCCGCGCCGCGCGTCCAGCCGGACGACGATTTCGACCTGCGCTACGGCCTGAAGCCCTCGACCTTCGGCATGCGCCAGCAGAACGATTGA
- a CDS encoding protease modulator HflC, whose protein sequence is MANRLPVIAVIAAVLLFLLYSAVFVVNAGQQAIVLRFGEIIDVKSEPGIYFKAPFAFFDADSVQMIEKRVMRFDLDNIRVQVSGGKFYEVDAFIAYRISDPRTFRAAVSGQVELAEARLKTRLDAALRRVYGLRDFEAALSEERAVMMREVRDQLRPDATSLGLDIEDVRIRRTDLTAEVSQQTYDRMKAERLAEAERLRARGNEAAQRIRARADREVVEIIAEAQKESEILRGEGDAQRSATFADAYKRDPAFFDFYRSMNAYGTALDNTGTTMVLSPESEFFRYFRDPESKPVPGQPAAPATAPAAPATAPAAPATQPSTAQ, encoded by the coding sequence ATGGCCAACCGTCTTCCAGTCATCGCCGTCATCGCGGCGGTTCTTCTGTTCCTGCTCTACTCGGCCGTCTTCGTGGTCAATGCGGGCCAGCAGGCGATCGTGCTCAGGTTCGGCGAGATCATCGACGTCAAGAGCGAGCCCGGCATCTACTTCAAGGCGCCGTTCGCTTTCTTCGACGCCGACAGCGTCCAGATGATCGAGAAGAGAGTGATGCGGTTCGATCTCGACAACATCCGCGTCCAGGTTTCGGGCGGCAAGTTCTACGAGGTCGACGCCTTCATCGCCTACCGCATCTCGGATCCGCGCACCTTCCGAGCGGCGGTGTCGGGGCAGGTGGAGCTCGCCGAGGCTCGCCTGAAGACGCGTCTCGATGCAGCGCTGCGCCGCGTCTACGGCCTGCGCGACTTCGAGGCGGCGCTCTCAGAGGAGCGCGCCGTCATGATGCGCGAGGTGCGTGACCAACTCCGCCCGGACGCGACATCGCTCGGCCTCGACATCGAGGACGTGCGCATCCGCCGGACGGATCTGACCGCGGAAGTCTCGCAGCAGACCTATGACCGCATGAAGGCCGAACGTCTGGCGGAAGCCGAGCGACTGAGGGCGCGCGGCAACGAGGCAGCGCAGCGCATCAGGGCCAGGGCCGACCGCGAGGTCGTCGAGATCATCGCCGAGGCGCAGAAGGAATCGGAAATCCTGCGCGGTGAAGGCGACGCACAGCGCAGCGCCACCTTTGCAGACGCGTACAAGCGAGATCCGGCTTTCTTCGATTTCTATCGTTCGATGAATGCCTATGGCACCGCGCTGGACAACACCGGAACGACCATGGTGCTGTCGCCCGAGTCCGAGTTCTTCCGTTATTTCCGCGATCCGGAAAGCAAGCCCGTGCCTGGACAACCGGCCGCGCCTGCGACGGCACCTGCCGCGCCTGCGACGGCACCTGCCGCGCCTGCGACGCAACCCAGCACCGCCCAGTAG
- the miaA gene encoding tRNA (adenosine(37)-N6)-dimethylallyltransferase MiaA: MSGIENSGRQAGKGRVKNAILIAGPTASGKSALALDLAERLGGVIVNTDSMQGYSVLDVLTARPSAAEMARVPHFLYGHVHPSTAYSTGAWLRDVTRLIEQGVLSGRPAAFVGGTGLYFRALAEGISEMPDIPPSVRERWRYELKEQGAERLHRILMREDSAVAMQLRPTDGQRIVRALEVLDTSGRSILDWQAARGQPLIDRDSARFLVIEPDRGELVARIEARFDQMLDKGALDEVRQLMALDLAPNLPAMKAIGVRELQAALAGQMSFPEAIERAKIATRQYAKRQTTWFRHQLGPEWQRLRPGEESAIPDR; this comes from the coding sequence ATCAGCGGCATCGAAAATTCCGGCAGGCAGGCGGGCAAGGGCCGCGTGAAGAACGCGATCCTGATAGCGGGACCGACTGCCAGCGGCAAGTCGGCGTTGGCGCTCGATCTTGCCGAACGGCTGGGCGGTGTCATCGTCAACACCGATTCCATGCAGGGCTATTCGGTGCTCGATGTGCTGACGGCGCGTCCAAGCGCGGCCGAAATGGCGCGCGTGCCGCATTTCCTCTACGGCCATGTGCATCCTTCGACAGCCTACTCCACCGGCGCCTGGCTGCGCGACGTCACCCGGCTGATCGAGCAAGGCGTTTTATCGGGGCGGCCTGCGGCCTTCGTCGGCGGCACCGGGCTCTATTTCCGCGCCTTGGCCGAAGGCATCTCCGAGATGCCCGACATTCCGCCATCGGTGCGCGAGCGCTGGCGCTACGAGCTCAAGGAACAAGGGGCAGAAAGGCTGCACCGCATCCTGATGCGTGAGGACTCGGCCGTCGCCATGCAGCTCAGGCCGACCGACGGCCAGCGCATCGTGCGGGCGCTGGAGGTGCTCGACACGTCGGGACGGTCGATCCTTGACTGGCAAGCGGCGCGCGGCCAGCCGCTCATCGACCGCGACAGTGCACGCTTCCTGGTGATCGAGCCGGATCGCGGCGAGCTCGTCGCGCGCATCGAGGCGCGATTCGACCAGATGCTCGACAAAGGCGCGCTGGACGAGGTCAGGCAGCTGATGGCGCTCGACCTTGCTCCGAACCTGCCGGCGATGAAGGCGATCGGAGTTCGAGAGTTGCAGGCCGCTCTAGCCGGGCAAATGAGTTTCCCCGAGGCGATAGAGCGCGCCAAGATTGCGACGCGCCAATATGCCAAGCGTCAGACGACCTGGTTCAGACATCAGCTCGGACCAGAGTGGCAAAGGCTCCGGCCGGGCGAGGAATCGGCGATTCCGGACCGATAG
- a CDS encoding GGDEF domain-containing protein — translation MRFHKAESAFFVFIFVILAAGLVTFHGYGQLQDIATDLDTASRLHRIIYLNKLLFVTGALLAAALFFGTFFIYPLIRGQVREEGKLRAMTVSLSARSQTLEQAALTDGLTGMQNRRYFDDALREYLDEFGRIDKPVGLMILDLDHFKQVNDTHGHDVGDEVLRAVAQCVRGMTRYHDVVARLGGEEFAVVTPNMDAELLARFAERIRKAIANLSILSGNVRLKVTTSVGLAVWDRRESAEDFYRRADRQLYEAKKQGRNRVCA, via the coding sequence ATGCGTTTTCACAAGGCGGAATCCGCATTTTTCGTCTTTATTTTCGTGATCCTGGCCGCCGGCCTGGTGACTTTCCACGGCTATGGCCAATTGCAGGACATTGCGACCGATCTCGACACCGCATCGCGTCTCCATAGGATCATCTATCTCAACAAACTGCTGTTCGTGACCGGCGCGCTGCTCGCCGCCGCCTTGTTCTTCGGGACCTTTTTCATCTATCCGCTGATCCGCGGCCAGGTGCGGGAAGAGGGCAAGCTGCGCGCCATGACGGTTTCGCTGAGCGCCCGCTCACAGACGCTCGAGCAGGCGGCGCTCACCGACGGCCTGACCGGCATGCAGAACCGCCGCTATTTCGACGACGCGCTGCGGGAATATCTCGACGAGTTCGGCCGCATCGATAAGCCAGTGGGCTTGATGATCCTCGACCTCGATCATTTCAAGCAGGTCAACGACACGCATGGTCACGATGTCGGCGATGAGGTGCTGAGGGCCGTCGCGCAATGCGTGCGAGGCATGACGCGCTATCACGACGTGGTGGCGCGGCTTGGCGGCGAGGAGTTTGCCGTGGTCACGCCCAACATGGATGCGGAGCTGCTCGCCCGATTCGCCGAGCGCATCCGCAAGGCGATCGCCAACCTGTCGATCCTGTCGGGCAATGTGCGGCTGAAGGTCACCACCAGCGTCGGTCTTGCCGTCTGGGATCGCAGGGAGAGCGCGGAGGACTTCTACCGCCGCGCGGACCGCCAGCTCTACGAGGCGAAGAAGCAGGGCCGCAATCGCGTCTGCGCCTGA
- the serB gene encoding phosphoserine phosphatase SerB — protein MPLIATLVSRPEDRAVSASLANMASRTAGASALHWLAEDVACDLVLPETPDVGELTANLRAALASDPVDIVVQPAEGRKKKILLADMDSTMIDQECIDELADEIGVKEHVAAITARSMNGEIAFEPALRERVALLKGLDTAVVDRIIANRLTLAAGGRALVRTMRVNGAWTALVSGGFDVFTSRIATLLGFQENRANRLVEEDGRFTGTVTEPILGRAAKAEALLDIAARLGLSTEDAVAVGDGANDLDMIRLAGTGVALHAKPAVAEQARIRIDHGDLTALLYLQGYRSEEFVQ, from the coding sequence ATGCCGCTGATCGCCACGCTTGTATCCCGTCCCGAAGACCGCGCAGTGTCGGCCTCGCTTGCGAATATGGCCTCGCGGACGGCCGGCGCAAGCGCCCTTCACTGGCTGGCCGAAGATGTCGCCTGCGATCTGGTTTTGCCGGAGACGCCCGACGTCGGCGAACTGACGGCCAATCTGCGCGCCGCATTGGCCTCCGATCCGGTCGACATCGTCGTCCAGCCGGCCGAAGGCAGGAAGAAGAAGATCCTGCTCGCCGACATGGATTCGACCATGATCGACCAGGAATGCATCGACGAATTGGCTGACGAGATCGGCGTCAAGGAGCATGTCGCCGCGATCACGGCGCGCTCGATGAATGGCGAGATCGCTTTCGAGCCGGCCTTGCGCGAGCGCGTCGCCTTGCTGAAGGGACTCGACACGGCGGTGGTCGACCGCATCATCGCCAACCGTCTGACGCTCGCCGCCGGCGGCCGCGCGCTGGTGCGCACGATGCGCGTCAACGGCGCCTGGACGGCGCTGGTTTCCGGCGGCTTCGACGTCTTCACCAGCCGCATCGCCACGCTGCTCGGCTTCCAGGAGAACCGCGCCAACCGGCTTGTCGAGGAAGACGGCAGGTTCACCGGCACGGTGACCGAGCCGATCCTCGGCCGCGCCGCCAAGGCCGAAGCACTGCTCGACATTGCGGCCAGGCTTGGCCTGTCGACCGAGGATGCCGTTGCCGTCGGCGACGGCGCCAACGATCTCGACATGATCCGACTGGCCGGCACCGGCGTCGCCCTCCACGCCAAGCCGGCGGTGGCGGAGCAGGCAAGAATCCGCATCGATCATGGCGACCTGACCGCGCTGCTCTATCTCCAGGGCTACAGGAGCGAGGAGTTCGTGCAGTGA